The Pseudomonas sp. R4-35-07 nucleotide sequence GCTGGCGCCATTGCTGAGTAACAAGGGGCCGATACGTTGGCCCAACTCCCGCAAAGGCGCGAGCGACAGTTGCACGCGCCAGGGTCGCCAGCCCAGGCGCCAGAGCGACGGCAGCAGCGCCAACGGCATCAAGCCGCTGCCGACCAAGCACGCCAGCGCGAGGCTGTGCGGCTGGCTGGCGGTGCCTGCCAAGGCGAGGTACGCCACCGGCGGCAGGTTGAACAGCAGCGAGCCCAAGCCCGCCAGCACAAAGCGCTCGCTGGCCTGCAAGGGCACACTGAACAGCGCATGCAGCAGCAGGCCCGGCACGCACCACGCCACGATCTGCAGATTGCTGCCGGCCAGGGCCGTGGCGCTGGCCGCCAACCCCGGGCCGAGCAGTTGCACCAGCCAAGGCGCCAATAGCATCAGCAGCAGGCTGGTGACCAGCGCAATCAACAGCAACGCCGGGAACAATACGGCCAGCCAGTCCAGGCGTTCGCTGTCCTTTCGTTGCAGATACAGCGGCAACGCGGCGGCGCTCAACACGCCGCCGGCCAGTGACATGCGCAGCGCCTCGGGCAAGAACAGCGCGATCAGGAACGCGTCACTGCGCTCCCCGGCGCCCCAGGCTGCCACCAGCAACCACTCGCGCGCAAACCCCAGGCACAGGCCCAGCAGGGTCGCCACGGTCAGCCATACGGCAGAACCCAGCATCAGGGCCGCGCGCCATCAAGCATCGGCTTGCGAAACGCCAACGCCTTGACCTGGGGCAGGCGCGCCGGGAACAAGCGCCGCGCCTCCAGCACGTTAATCCCCACCATCAGCCAGAACAGCGCGACCATCACCACGGCAAAGCTGAAGTAGTGGTCAAACAAACCGCTGACCAGCGCTGACAGAATCCCGGCGGTGCTGCCCAGCCACAGCGCGTTGTCCTTGGTCAGGCGGATCGGGCCCTTTTCCGGCCGGGCTTCACGCCACCAGCGCACGGTGACTGCGATAAACAACAGCATGCCGACAACGCCGGTCTTGTAGATGAAGTTCAGCCACAGGTTGGAGATCCCCAGCAAGTGCGTGCCCGGTACCGGCGGGTCGACCTTGAAACCGATGCCGAACGGGTACGCCGCCACGGCCTGCGGGAACATGCGGTATTCGTCGAAACGCACCTCGGTGCTGGCGTTGCTTGAGGAGAAGATAGTCGCCAGGCGTTCCTGCAGCGGCGGATAAGCCATCACCAACGCCACGGTCAACGCCGCGCCGATCATCAGTAAACGTCCGGTGTAAGGCACGCGTCGCGTGGCCAGCCACATCAGCACCAGCGCCAGGCTGACCATCGCCCCGCGGCTACTGGCCAACAGCAACGCCGCCGCACCCAGGCACGCCACGCTCAGGCCCAGTGCGCGTTTCCAACCTTGTTCGGTCATGCCGTAGCAGAACGCCAACGGCAGCAGCAGTGCCATGATTCCGCCAATGGCATTCGGGTGCATCCACGGCGAGCCCATGCGTGACGACATGGCTTCCAGGCCGAATTTCAATGTGTCGAAGTTGCCATAGTTGAGCAGTGCCAGGATCGGCGCAATCCCCGCCCCGGAGCGTGTGCGCACGAACACCGCAATCGACATCACCAGCATCGCCAGGGTGCCTAGCAGCAGGGCGATCACCAGGCTTTCGCGGTGTTTGTAGTCCACCAGCAGCTTGGCCGTGAGAAATACTCCCGAGAGGTTCAGCAACCAACGCAGCCAGTTGGCCACGCCGCTGCTTTCGGCGTGGATGCTGACCTGGCCGACGATAAACGGGAACACGCTGAACAGCATCAGCCACAGCAGCATCTGGTCGGTGGGGCGAAGCGCCAGGCGCGGCGCGTCCGGCAGGCGCGACAGAAAGCCGTGCCACAGCACCGCGCCCCAGGTCAGCGCAAGAATGGCTTCGCTCACCGTACTGCGGATGCCCAGATTAAGCGTGGAGTAGGGCATGAAGGTCGCGACCAGGGCGAACAGCAGCAAGCCCCAGAAGGGAAAGCG carries:
- a CDS encoding O-antigen ligase; amino-acid sequence: MRLSLASLVAILFGVLFGVVALALSPAKAFLAVIGLAAAVTILRFPFWGLLLFALVATFMPYSTLNLGIRSTVSEAILALTWGAVLWHGFLSRLPDAPRLALRPTDQMLLWLMLFSVFPFIVGQVSIHAESSGVANWLRWLLNLSGVFLTAKLLVDYKHRESLVIALLLGTLAMLVMSIAVFVRTRSGAGIAPILALLNYGNFDTLKFGLEAMSSRMGSPWMHPNAIGGIMALLLPLAFCYGMTEQGWKRALGLSVACLGAAALLLASSRGAMVSLALVLMWLATRRVPYTGRLLMIGAALTVALVMAYPPLQERLATIFSSSNASTEVRFDEYRMFPQAVAAYPFGIGFKVDPPVPGTHLLGISNLWLNFIYKTGVVGMLLFIAVTVRWWREARPEKGPIRLTKDNALWLGSTAGILSALVSGLFDHYFSFAVVMVALFWLMVGINVLEARRLFPARLPQVKALAFRKPMLDGARP